A genome region from Methanobrevibacter oralis includes the following:
- a CDS encoding ATP-binding protein: protein MIYDKNENIFMIFTGSSALNLEYNADASRRMLKKIITPLNYNQHLKLKYNIDLNHISEALEKIIFTGEIKEAINYEKEAKSTIINNINYSSYDWNEYFKYGGFPFLFNDSNPLDITSKLIDICEKIVNTDMINIKNFTAENQANAKRILRFIALQEPGEASQAKLSNYLKTSTGNVKNILDILEKTQLLVHCEPYGGEAKRIKKSWKYYFATPSLHNVLSSKYGNNLKNSNEYEGILLENLVASTLFNIRNRKNNHFHIYYDVNKKNNVDFIIKKDFENPIPIEVGHGNKNKKQIINAIKRYKANYGIIVSNKTTSIQKEDNIIFIPKKTFSLL, encoded by the coding sequence ATAATTTATGATAAAAATGAAAATATTTTCATGATTTTCACTGGTTCATCTGCACTTAATTTAGAATATAATGCAGATGCATCAAGAAGAATGCTTAAAAAAATTATTACTCCTCTTAATTATAACCAACATTTAAAATTAAAATATAATATTGATCTTAATCATATTTCTGAAGCTTTAGAAAAAATAATATTTACTGGAGAGATTAAAGAAGCAATTAACTATGAAAAGGAAGCTAAATCAACTATTATTAATAATATTAACTACTCTTCTTATGATTGGAATGAATATTTTAAATATGGAGGGTTTCCATTTTTATTTAATGATAGTAATCCATTAGATATTACTTCAAAGCTAATAGATATTTGTGAAAAGATTGTTAATACAGATATGATTAATATCAAAAACTTTACTGCTGAAAATCAAGCAAATGCAAAAAGAATTTTAAGATTTATTGCACTTCAAGAACCTGGTGAAGCATCACAAGCAAAACTATCTAATTACTTAAAAACATCAACTGGAAATGTAAAAAATATATTAGATATTTTAGAAAAAACACAACTATTAGTTCATTGCGAACCATATGGTGGGGAAGCTAAAAGAATTAAAAAATCTTGGAAATATTATTTTGCAACACCTAGTTTACATAATGTCTTATCAAGTAAATATGGAAATAATTTAAAAAATTCTAATGAATATGAAGGAATATTACTTGAAAATTTAGTTGCTTCAACATTATTTAACATTAGAAATAGAAAAAATAACCATTTTCATATCTATTATGATGTGAATAAGAAAAATAATGTTGATTTTATTATAAAAAAAGACTTTGAAAATCCCATTCCCATAGAAGTTGGTCATGGAAATAAAAATAAAAAACAAATTATTAATGCAATTAAAAGATATAAAGCAAATTATGGTATTATTGTCTCAAATAAAACAACATCAATTCAAAAAGAGGATAATATTATTTTTATTCCTAAAAAGACTTTTTCTTTATTGTAA
- a CDS encoding AAA family ATPase codes for MENKINRFIVLPGLRGVGKTTILYQLYDYLIKEHNILPNQILYLSCEDLNSLTDCNILQTINIYLKDHHDATLRTLNKKKYSF; via the coding sequence TTGGAAAACAAAATAAACAGATTTATTGTTCTACCCGGACTAAGAGGTGTTGGAAAAACAACAATCCTATATCAATTATATGATTATTTAATAAAAGAACATAATATTCTCCCAAATCAAATTTTATATTTGTCTTGTGAAGATTTAAATAGCTTAACTGATTGTAACATACTTCAAACCATAAATATTTATTTAAAAGATCATCATGATGCAACATTAAGAACTCTTAATAAAAAAAAATATTCCTTTTAA
- a CDS encoding ATP-binding protein gives MKNEDVERYLINVLKNTPKIVKDNLTYNNQILNKRIDFYELKKYIDTFLKNESDNRFFILPGLRGVGKTTILYQLYDYLTDNCKINKNQILYLNLDRLKDFGDLDILKFLDIFTKNINEESYLENKPLFIFVDESQYTHNWALVGKIIYDEMKNVLSFKKLIFNGEINELEKIEKNFILNVLMELKRDPKKEWEHFIQYGELPFTINKSQSETIQLTLDMKDRIVEKDMDMVKSFTGNIKIASYNLLNIISLQKPGTLSLEKLANNLNISKKSINNVISTFEEVQLIFHVEPYASPIKRIRKAWEYYFLSTQLKSCIYQQSGQASLNKEYFRLLLENFVGASLFKLKQKSRMNFGIFFDGEKEGVDFLINTIDGRIIPIDVGIGKKNKKQISKAIKRYKADYGIIVSNKTTSIQKEDNIIFIPPITFSLL, from the coding sequence ATGAAAAATGAAGATGTAGAAAGATACTTAATTAATGTCTTAAAAAATACTCCTAAAATTGTTAAAGACAATTTAACCTATAATAACCAGATTTTAAATAAAAGAATCGATTTTTATGAATTAAAAAAATATATAGATACATTTCTTAAAAATGAAAGTGATAACAGATTTTTCATTCTACCTGGACTTCGTGGAGTTGGTAAAACAACAATCCTATATCAATTATATGATTATTTAACAGATAATTGTAAAATAAATAAAAATCAAATTTTATATCTTAATTTAGATAGGTTAAAAGATTTTGGTGACTTGGATATCCTTAAATTTTTGGATATATTTACAAAAAACATAAATGAAGAATCATATTTGGAAAACAAACCATTATTTATATTTGTTGATGAATCACAGTATACACACAATTGGGCACTAGTTGGAAAAATCATTTATGATGAAATGAAAAATGTATTATCCTTTAAAAAATTAATCTTCAATGGCGAAATAAATGAATTAGAAAAAATAGAAAAAAATTTTATATTAAATGTCTTAATGGAGTTAAAAAGAGATCCAAAAAAAGAATGGGAACATTTCATTCAATATGGTGAACTTCCGTTTACTATAAACAAATCTCAAAGTGAAACAATACAATTAACATTAGATATGAAAGATAGAATAGTTGAAAAAGATATGGATATGGTTAAGTCATTTACTGGAAATATTAAAATTGCATCATATAATTTGTTAAATATCATATCATTACAGAAACCAGGAACATTATCTTTAGAAAAATTAGCAAATAACTTAAACATATCAAAAAAAAGTATAAATAATGTAATATCCACATTTGAAGAAGTTCAATTAATATTTCATGTTGAACCTTATGCTTCCCCTATTAAAAGAATTAGAAAAGCATGGGAATACTATTTTTTATCAACACAATTGAAATCATGCATATATCAACAAAGTGGTCAAGCATCATTGAATAAAGAATATTTTAGACTACTTCTAGAAAACTTTGTAGGTGCCTCATTATTTAAATTAAAACAAAAATCTAGAATGAATTTTGGAATATTTTTTGATGGTGAAAAAGAAGGAGTTGACTTCTTAATTAACACAATCGATGGTAGAATAATCCCTATAGATGTTGGAATAGGTAAAAAAAATAAAAAACAAATTTCAAAAGCAATTAAAAGATACAAAGCAGATTATGGTATTATTGTTTCAAATAAAACAACATCAATTCAAAAGGAGGATAATATTATTTTTATTCCACCAATTACTTTTTCTCTTTTATAA